The bacterium region CCGCCGCCACCGCGGCGACGCTGAACGAGCACGTGAAGGCGAAGAGATTCCCCACGCGGCGGCCGGCGGCGATCCGCGCCACCCGGCGGCGCGTGTCGCGCTGGTCGGGGAAGAGGCCCGTGTGCTGGGTCGAACGCAGGTTGATCGCGTAGGTGAGGCCGTGCTCGGTGACGGCGAAGGTCTCCGGCACGTCGCCCCGCACCGCGACCTCCTCCTTCAGGCCCCGCTGGTGCGGATTGCGGCGATGCACCCGCACCACGCCGCCCACGAGCCCGAGGCGGGCGACCAGCTCGTCGAGCACCGCCGCGAGGGGCGCCGGGTCGGCCTCCTCGTCGAACCAGACGGCGTTGTAGCGGGTCCCGTAGATGTCGATCGCCGCCGGCAGCCCCGGGATCTCGTCCCGGTGGACCGCGCGCCACGCGTCGCCCACGGCGCGCGGCCAGGCGCCGCGCCGGTCGAGGCAGGCGGCCAGGGCCGGATCGCCATCGCCGTCGAGGACGGCCGTGA contains the following coding sequences:
- a CDS encoding class I SAM-dependent methyltransferase; protein product: TAVLDGDGDPALAACLDRRGAWPRAVGDAWRAVHRDEIPGLPAAIDIYGTRYNAVWFDEEADPAPLAAVLDELVARLGLVGGVVRVHRRNPHQRGLKEEVAVRGDVPETFAVTEHGLTYAINLRSTQHTGLFPDQRDTRRRVARIAAGRRVGNLFAFTCSFSVAAVAAGAEVAFSVDTARSCLETGKANFAGNGLADAGRGKFIQEDARRWLARQQRRREEDPDAWQPLDLLVCDPPVFASGKEGRFAVEKEWAGLARAGAELLGPDGVAVFANNHRTGDHARYRRQLQAVFGRVTDLRPPLDFPVLAGRPHHVRTFWCEDPRA